In Shewanella sp. VB17, a single genomic region encodes these proteins:
- a CDS encoding YbaN family protein, with product MVLKRGLYLICGLCSLALGLLGIPLPILPTVPFILLAAFCFARSSDRLHLWLMTHPWFSEALSDWDQKRAIRKGLKRKAYIVSGLSFFVSIAVVPLLWVKVMLLCFAIGLGCYLRQIPELED from the coding sequence ATGGTGTTAAAACGTGGGTTATACCTTATTTGTGGATTGTGTAGTTTAGCATTAGGGTTACTTGGGATCCCACTTCCTATTTTACCGACCGTCCCCTTTATTTTGTTAGCCGCCTTTTGTTTTGCCCGTTCTAGTGACCGTTTACATTTGTGGTTAATGACACATCCTTGGTTTTCAGAAGCATTATCTGATTGGGATCAAAAACGTGCGATACGCAAAGGACTGAAACGTAAAGCCTATATTGTGAGTGGCTTGAGCTTTTTTGTTAGTATTGCCGTCGTTCCTTTGCTTTGGGTCAAAGTGATGCTGTTGTGCTTTGCCATTGGACTGGGTTGCTATCTGAGGCAGATCCCTGAGCTGGAGGATTAA
- the apt gene encoding adenine phosphoribosyltransferase — protein MNNDSLAIIKQSIKTIPDHPKPGILFRDVTSLLENHTAYKATMDILVQHYKNHGFTKIVGTEARGFFFGAPLALALGVGFVPVRKPGKLPRTTISESYELEYGCDALELHIDAIDENDKVLVIDDLLATGGTIEATVKLVRRLGGEVKHAAFVISLPDLGGEKRLHNMGLELVTLCQFDGE, from the coding sequence ATGAATAACGATAGTTTAGCGATAATAAAGCAGAGCATTAAAACGATCCCAGATCACCCTAAACCAGGGATCCTTTTTCGGGATGTGACGAGCCTACTGGAAAACCATACTGCTTATAAAGCGACAATGGATATATTAGTCCAACATTATAAAAACCATGGTTTTACGAAAATAGTCGGTACTGAGGCGCGTGGTTTTTTCTTTGGAGCACCATTAGCGTTGGCATTAGGCGTTGGTTTTGTGCCGGTTAGAAAACCGGGTAAGTTGCCTCGTACTACGATTTCTGAAAGCTACGAGTTGGAATATGGTTGTGATGCGTTAGAACTTCATATTGATGCCATTGATGAAAATGATAAGGTACTTGTTATTGATGATTTGTTGGCGACAGGCGGTACCATTGAAGCAACGGTTAAACTCGTTCGTCGACTCGGGGGGGAGGTTAAGCACGCTGCATTTGTGATATCTTTACCTGATTTAGGGGGAGAAAAGCGACTTCATAATATGGGACTTGAGCTGGTGACATTGTGTCAATTCGACGGTGAATAA
- the dnaX gene encoding DNA polymerase III subunit gamma/tau, producing the protein MSYQVLARKWRPATFEQMVGQNHVLHALTNALTQQRLHHAYLFSGTRGVGKTSLARLFAKGLNCEQGVTATPCGLCSSCVEISEGRFVDLIEVDAASRTKVDDTRELLDNVQYRPSRGRFKVYLIDEVHMLSRSSFNALLKTLEEPPEYVKFLLATTDPQRLPVTVLSRCLQFNLKSLTQDEITQQLSHVLTQESLVFDEQALALLAKSANGSMRDALSLTDQAIAFGGGEVLLTQVQTMLGCIDEGHVITLFNALLQGDIEQLMQVIDNVLVFGADPHEVLRSLLELLHQITLSQFAPAAAQLSVYREQITSFAVELTPEQVQLYYQLLLTGRKDLPYAPDPKSGLQMALLRAVSFVPEVPIKRWVVEQPVPAHINDTSIVNSNDEDSELNRLHSEQALIVSQAASQGMVQEGLTVTNDAGLTSELILDEHEVDTVADKNQPAIEHEHATNEAAPPENNSLPDEHYQTQVTQFDSQSEYLTLPEVEAGEQSSELPIHDVDSSNLPPPQIDEADAIPAAINAPEQDDILDAVLAARETLLTQLSAEEPKESGGKKYELERKECVSPTPPPSIITFPSDDNGATEHLNITDDISAIELKSSLLTCEDRPPWEEPEIPAPLVDKPTKLLESIQVGEDNSVKPKNHEELAQSTLQAVQPHIASPDDGLITGNDVDLKWYRLMSALDVGGRVRQLAVNSVCYDFVDPLALLLKPNQKHLAADIAVIQLTDALVRALDKDVHVSVSVGVDAMRETPLEIRQRFHKELLSQAHHELMSDTHVQWLVAEMGAELETDSVSYSPERLSLKGNSIELIDKSNFTTLSES; encoded by the coding sequence ATGTCTTATCAGGTGTTAGCCAGAAAATGGCGCCCTGCTACTTTTGAGCAAATGGTTGGCCAGAATCATGTTTTACATGCGCTAACTAACGCGCTTACTCAGCAAAGATTACATCATGCGTATTTATTTTCTGGTACCCGTGGTGTGGGAAAAACGAGTTTAGCGCGGCTGTTTGCTAAAGGCCTTAATTGTGAACAAGGTGTCACAGCGACCCCATGTGGCTTATGTTCAAGCTGTGTTGAAATTTCTGAAGGTCGTTTCGTCGATCTTATTGAAGTCGATGCAGCATCAAGAACGAAAGTTGATGATACTCGTGAATTGCTCGACAATGTACAATATCGTCCAAGCCGTGGTCGTTTTAAGGTGTACTTGATTGATGAAGTACACATGCTTTCTCGCAGTAGTTTTAACGCTTTACTTAAAACGTTGGAAGAGCCGCCTGAGTATGTCAAGTTTTTACTTGCGACAACCGATCCACAACGGTTGCCTGTTACCGTGCTATCACGCTGCTTACAATTCAATCTGAAAAGTCTGACTCAAGATGAAATAACGCAGCAGCTTTCTCATGTATTGACCCAAGAGTCGTTAGTATTTGATGAGCAAGCATTAGCCTTATTAGCAAAGTCCGCCAATGGCAGTATGAGAGATGCTTTGAGCCTCACAGATCAAGCCATCGCTTTTGGTGGGGGTGAAGTGCTGCTTACACAAGTGCAGACTATGCTAGGCTGTATTGATGAAGGACATGTGATCACACTGTTTAATGCACTGCTTCAAGGTGACATTGAACAGCTAATGCAGGTTATTGATAACGTATTGGTATTTGGTGCGGATCCACACGAAGTATTGCGCAGTCTCCTCGAATTGTTACATCAAATCACATTAAGCCAATTTGCCCCTGCCGCGGCTCAATTGTCTGTCTATCGAGAACAAATTACCTCGTTTGCGGTGGAGTTAACGCCAGAACAAGTACAACTTTATTATCAGTTACTGCTTACTGGGCGTAAAGATTTACCTTATGCCCCCGATCCTAAGTCAGGTTTGCAGATGGCACTGCTAAGAGCCGTCTCATTTGTACCAGAAGTGCCGATTAAGCGTTGGGTTGTCGAGCAACCTGTCCCAGCACACATTAATGATACCAGTATTGTTAATTCAAACGATGAGGACTCGGAACTTAATCGTTTACACAGTGAGCAAGCATTGATAGTAAGCCAAGCAGCCAGTCAGGGAATGGTGCAAGAAGGGTTAACGGTTACCAATGATGCTGGTCTTACAAGTGAGTTGATCTTGGATGAGCATGAGGTCGATACCGTTGCGGATAAAAATCAACCCGCTATTGAGCATGAACATGCGACGAATGAAGCGGCTCCGCCAGAGAATAATAGCTTACCTGATGAACACTATCAAACACAAGTCACGCAGTTTGATAGTCAAAGTGAATACCTCACATTACCCGAGGTAGAGGCGGGCGAACAGTCATCTGAATTACCTATTCATGACGTCGATTCATCAAATTTACCCCCTCCACAAATAGATGAAGCTGATGCGATTCCTGCAGCGATAAATGCACCTGAACAAGATGATATACTTGATGCTGTTTTAGCAGCGAGAGAGACTTTACTCACTCAACTCAGTGCTGAAGAGCCTAAGGAGAGTGGTGGAAAAAAGTATGAACTTGAACGAAAAGAGTGTGTCTCACCGACACCGCCTCCATCCATCATCACTTTTCCAAGTGATGATAATGGGGCCACTGAGCACCTAAATATAACAGATGACATCTCCGCAATAGAGCTTAAATCTAGCTTGTTAACGTGTGAGGATAGACCACCTTGGGAAGAGCCTGAAATACCCGCTCCTTTGGTAGATAAGCCTACTAAGTTGCTTGAGTCGATTCAGGTGGGTGAGGACAACAGTGTTAAGCCTAAAAACCATGAGGAGCTTGCACAATCAACATTACAGGCAGTGCAACCTCATATTGCATCACCTGATGATGGCTTGATAACGGGTAATGATGTTGATTTAAAATGGTACCGATTAATGTCGGCGCTTGACGTTGGTGGTCGAGTACGTCAATTGGCGGTCAATTCTGTTTGCTATGACTTTGTTGATCCTCTTGCACTTTTATTAAAGCCAAATCAAAAGCATTTAGCTGCAGATATTGCCGTTATACAGTTAACCGATGCGTTAGTCAGAGCATTAGATAAAGACGTTCATGTTAGTGTGTCAGTTGGTGTTGATGCTATGCGTGAAACACCGTTAGAGATACGGCAACGCTTTCATAAAGAATTATTATCTCAGGCTCATCATGAATTAATGAGTGACACGCACGTTCAATGGTTGGTGGCAGAAATGGGTGCGGAGCTCGAAACAGACAGTGTAAGTTATAGCCCTGAGCGATTGAGTTTAAAAGGAAATAGTATTGAACTGATCGATAAGTCGAACTTTACGACGCTCTCTGAGTCATAA
- a CDS encoding YbaB/EbfC family nucleoid-associated protein, which produces MFGKGGMGNLMKQAQMMQDKMAKVQEEIARMEVTGEAGAGLVKVTMTGSHSVRKVDIDPSLLTDDKEMLEDLIAAACNDAARRVEDNQKDRMAEVTGGMQLPPGMKMPF; this is translated from the coding sequence ATGTTTGGAAAAGGCGGTATGGGTAACTTGATGAAACAGGCCCAGATGATGCAAGATAAAATGGCTAAAGTGCAGGAAGAGATAGCACGAATGGAAGTGACTGGCGAAGCCGGTGCCGGTCTTGTAAAAGTGACCATGACAGGTTCACACAGTGTCCGTAAAGTGGATATCGATCCAAGTTTGTTAACCGATGACAAAGAAATGCTTGAAGATCTTATTGCTGCAGCGTGTAACGATGCAGCTCGTCGTGTTGAAGATAATCAAAAAGATAGAATGGCTGAAGTCACCGGTGGAATGCAATTACCACCTGGTATGAAAATGCCTTTTTAA
- the recR gene encoding recombination mediator RecR, with translation MKFSPLVDELIESLKCLPGVGPKSAQRMAFQLLERDRKEGQSLASALTNAMSNVGHCQACRTFTEENLCPICASHKRGNSDIICVVETPADVLAIEAGGHFSGRYFVLLGHLSPLDGVGPDELGLSLLETHLASGEISELILATNPTVEGDATAHFIADMGKGYQVSVSRIAHGVPVGGELEYVDSTTLALSFNGRLPL, from the coding sequence ATGAAATTTAGCCCTCTTGTTGATGAACTTATTGAGTCATTGAAGTGCTTGCCAGGTGTCGGGCCTAAATCTGCCCAGCGTATGGCGTTTCAGCTTTTGGAACGTGATCGTAAGGAAGGGCAATCTTTGGCTTCAGCGCTAACCAATGCCATGAGTAATGTGGGCCATTGTCAAGCTTGTCGTACTTTTACGGAAGAAAATCTTTGCCCTATTTGTGCCAGTCATAAACGGGGCAACTCTGACATTATTTGCGTTGTTGAAACACCTGCTGATGTGCTTGCGATTGAGGCCGGTGGGCATTTCTCTGGACGATACTTTGTGTTGTTAGGCCATCTTTCTCCTCTTGATGGTGTCGGGCCTGATGAGCTTGGTTTGTCATTACTTGAAACACATTTGGCTTCTGGTGAGATATCAGAGCTGATTCTGGCGACTAATCCTACTGTTGAAGGAGATGCAACAGCGCATTTTATTGCAGATATGGGCAAAGGCTATCAAGTGTCGGTCAGTAGGATAGCCCATGGCGTGCCTGTTGGTGGCGAACTTGAATATGTCGATAGCACCACATTAGCCCTTTCTTTTAATGGGCGTTTGCCCCTGTAA
- the htpG gene encoding molecular chaperone HtpG: MSQQETHGFQTEVKQLLHLMIHSLYSNKEIFLRELVSNAADAADKLRYEALTNDALYEGDGELRVRISADKEKGTVTIEDNGIGMSRDSVIEHLGTIAKSGTADFFKNLSGDESRDSQLIGQFGVGFYSSFIVAERVTVRTRAAGCSSEEGVQWESAGEGDFTVENIVKHDRGTEIVLHLREEEKEFADDFRLRSIITKYSDHISVPVEMLEAGTPAVEATDEQEAVEAVEGQWKPMNKATALWTRNKSDVSKEEYEAFYKHISHDFTEPLLWSHNRVEGKQEYTSLLYIPSKAPWDMWNRDHKHGLKLFVQRVFVMDDAEQFMPSYLRFVQGLIDSNDLPLNVSREILQDNKVTTALRTAVTKRVLGMLEKLAKNDVEKYQSFWTEFGQVLKEGPAEDFANKERIAGLLRFASTHNEDASPTVSLADYISRMQEGQSKIYYIVADSHEAAANSPHLELLRKKGIEVLLMSERIDEWLINHLTEFDGKQLHSATRGDLALGSLEDASEKEAQEKLETESEGLVKRVKDVLCDKVSVVKVTTRLTDTPACVVAGDGDMSTQMIKLMEAAGQSVPESKPVFEINPEHPLVARLNDEQDEELFAQWSELLLQQAQLSEKGSLSDPSAFIKLMNQMLLAQLT, from the coding sequence ATGTCTCAACAAGAAACCCATGGCTTTCAAACTGAAGTCAAGCAACTATTACACTTGATGATCCACTCTTTGTATTCAAATAAAGAGATTTTTTTGCGTGAATTGGTGTCTAACGCTGCCGATGCTGCGGATAAGCTTCGTTACGAAGCGTTGACTAACGATGCGCTTTATGAGGGTGATGGCGAGCTGAGAGTTCGTATTAGTGCTGATAAAGAAAAAGGGACTGTGACGATAGAAGATAACGGTATTGGCATGAGTCGCGACAGTGTTATCGAACACTTAGGCACGATTGCTAAATCTGGTACCGCTGATTTTTTCAAAAACCTTTCTGGTGATGAATCAAGAGATTCACAGTTAATTGGTCAATTTGGTGTCGGTTTCTACTCTTCATTTATCGTTGCTGAACGAGTCACAGTTCGCACTCGTGCTGCTGGTTGCAGTAGTGAAGAGGGCGTTCAGTGGGAATCAGCTGGCGAAGGTGATTTTACGGTTGAAAATATAGTGAAGCATGATCGCGGCACTGAAATCGTGCTTCATTTACGTGAAGAAGAGAAGGAATTTGCCGATGACTTCCGTTTACGTTCAATCATTACTAAATACTCTGATCATATCTCTGTGCCTGTTGAAATGCTTGAAGCGGGTACACCAGCTGTTGAAGCAACCGATGAGCAAGAAGCGGTAGAAGCGGTAGAAGGTCAGTGGAAGCCAATGAACAAGGCTACTGCGTTATGGACTCGTAACAAGAGTGATGTCTCTAAAGAGGAGTATGAAGCGTTTTACAAGCATATTTCACATGATTTTACGGAGCCACTGTTGTGGAGTCATAATCGTGTTGAAGGTAAACAAGAGTATACAAGCTTACTGTATATACCTTCTAAAGCACCATGGGATATGTGGAATCGAGATCATAAACATGGACTAAAACTGTTTGTACAGCGTGTATTTGTGATGGATGATGCTGAGCAGTTTATGCCTAGCTATTTACGTTTTGTACAAGGTTTGATTGATTCCAATGACCTTCCGTTAAACGTGTCTCGTGAGATTTTACAAGACAATAAAGTCACCACTGCGCTTCGCACCGCTGTGACTAAACGTGTATTAGGCATGCTTGAGAAATTAGCCAAAAATGATGTAGAAAAATATCAATCATTTTGGACTGAATTTGGTCAAGTGTTAAAAGAAGGACCCGCTGAGGATTTTGCTAACAAAGAGCGCATTGCAGGTTTACTACGTTTCGCCTCTACTCATAATGAGGATGCTTCTCCAACGGTGTCACTTGCAGATTATATCAGCCGTATGCAAGAAGGTCAGAGCAAGATTTACTATATCGTTGCTGATAGCCATGAAGCTGCGGCAAACAGCCCGCACTTGGAGTTGTTGCGTAAGAAAGGCATCGAAGTTTTACTGATGTCAGAGCGAATTGATGAGTGGTTAATTAATCATTTAACTGAGTTTGATGGAAAACAACTGCATTCAGCAACGCGTGGTGATTTAGCATTAGGATCGCTTGAAGATGCAAGTGAAAAGGAAGCGCAAGAAAAGCTAGAGACTGAATCTGAAGGCTTAGTTAAGCGCGTTAAAGATGTGCTGTGTGATAAAGTGTCAGTGGTTAAAGTGACCACTCGCCTTACCGATACGCCAGCATGTGTTGTTGCCGGTGATGGTGATATGTCAACACAGATGATTAAGCTGATGGAAGCTGCGGGTCAATCTGTGCCAGAAAGTAAGCCCGTTTTTGAGATAAACCCTGAACATCCGCTTGTTGCACGTCTCAATGATGAACAAGACGAAGAGCTATTTGCTCAGTGGAGTGAGCTACTTCTTCAGCAGGCTCAACTTTCAGAAAAAGGCAGTTTATCGGATCCGTCAGCATTCATTAAGCTGATGAATCAAATGCTTTTAGCCCAGTTAACGTAA
- a CDS encoding tetratricopeptide repeat protein, whose protein sequence is MEPILELTKDNIQDVVDASMKQVVVLAFWSQQNPESVALYQTLTAIAHKQSGRFVLAKVDCDKEIEIANYFQIQSIPTTLVLSEGKPIDGFAGLQEEMQISMMLDKHLPAHWQIQLNEAKTLLALQDAESALVLLKQAYTESPNEEVALVYADAHLLLGDFDAAAELLACVGLAYQDSYYQTLKAKLALALDAADSPEIRQLQQAVENEPDNMPNMLLLVKALHQAKRNEEALSILFTPLSKDINAENGDVKQLFLEILTALGQGSSLANQYRRKLYSLLY, encoded by the coding sequence ATGGAACCTATTTTGGAACTGACTAAAGATAATATTCAAGATGTGGTTGATGCATCAATGAAGCAAGTTGTTGTCTTAGCTTTTTGGTCGCAACAAAATCCTGAAAGTGTTGCTTTATATCAAACCTTGACTGCGATAGCACATAAACAAAGTGGTCGTTTTGTATTAGCCAAAGTTGATTGTGACAAAGAAATAGAGATCGCGAACTATTTTCAAATTCAAAGTATTCCAACCACGTTAGTATTAAGTGAAGGTAAACCGATTGATGGTTTTGCTGGTTTACAAGAGGAGATGCAAATATCCATGATGTTGGATAAGCACCTTCCTGCACACTGGCAAATACAATTAAATGAAGCCAAAACCTTATTGGCGCTACAAGATGCCGAATCAGCTTTAGTATTATTGAAGCAAGCTTACACAGAATCGCCTAATGAAGAAGTGGCTTTAGTTTATGCTGACGCGCATCTGTTACTTGGAGATTTCGACGCCGCTGCAGAGTTGCTAGCGTGTGTCGGCCTAGCTTATCAAGACAGCTATTATCAGACTTTGAAGGCGAAACTTGCGTTAGCCTTAGATGCGGCCGATAGTCCTGAGATTAGGCAGCTGCAACAGGCTGTCGAGAATGAACCTGATAATATGCCTAATATGCTTTTATTGGTTAAAGCATTACATCAAGCGAAGAGAAATGAAGAGGCATTATCGATATTATTTACGCCTTTATCAAAAGATATAAATGCAGAAAATGGTGATGTTAAACAACTATTTTTAGAGATACTTACCGCGTTAGGTCAAGGTAGCTCGCTTGCTAACCAATATCGTCGTAAGCTGTATAGCCTTTTATATTAA
- the adk gene encoding adenylate kinase: MRIMLLGAPGAGKGTQAQFIMDKYGIPQISTGDMLRAAVKAGTPLGLEAQKVMDAGQLVSDELIIGLVKERVGQADCEKGFLLDGFPRTIPQADAMAAGGITIDHVVEIDVPDEEIVKRMSGRRVHPGSGRVYHIVFNQPKVEGKDDVTGEDLAIRPDDEESTVRKRLDIYHEQTKPLVEYYGKVAASGQVTYSKFDGTQSVAAVSDEIVVALR, encoded by the coding sequence ATGCGCATCATGTTATTAGGTGCCCCAGGTGCCGGTAAAGGTACTCAGGCACAGTTCATCATGGACAAATACGGTATTCCACAAATATCCACAGGTGATATGTTACGTGCAGCAGTTAAAGCTGGAACACCGCTTGGCTTAGAAGCTCAAAAAGTGATGGATGCTGGGCAATTGGTGTCTGATGAATTGATTATTGGCTTAGTGAAAGAACGTGTAGGCCAAGCTGATTGTGAGAAAGGTTTTTTACTTGATGGTTTTCCTCGTACCATTCCTCAAGCCGATGCTATGGCGGCTGGTGGTATTACTATCGATCATGTTGTAGAAATTGATGTGCCGGATGAAGAGATCGTTAAACGCATGAGTGGGCGCCGTGTTCACCCTGGCTCCGGTCGTGTTTACCATATTGTGTTTAATCAACCTAAGGTTGAAGGCAAAGATGATGTCACTGGTGAAGATCTTGCTATCCGTCCTGATGACGAAGAGAGCACAGTTCGTAAACGTTTGGACATATACCATGAGCAGACTAAACCATTAGTTGAGTATTATGGCAAGGTTGCTGCTAGCGGTCAGGTGACATACAGTAAGTTTGATGGCACCCAAAGTGTTGCTGCAGTGAGTGACGAAATTGTGGTTGCGTTACGTTAA